Proteins from one Primulina huaijiensis isolate GDHJ02 chromosome 18, ASM1229523v2, whole genome shotgun sequence genomic window:
- the LOC140964174 gene encoding phosphoribosylaminoimidazole carboxylase, chloroplastic isoform X2, producing MKRLSFTQIPSLALFNSDKNTVHSCNSIVMNQNPNSSCSQNIMLYYKIPRNRCRASLDDARNVTHRGTNTQVHGLCETVVGVLGGGQLGRMLCEAASPMGIKVVVLDPTENCPASNLCQYHMVGSYDDSATVIEFSKRCGVLTVEIEHVDAATLEKLEQQGVDCQPKASTIRIIQNKYLQKVHFSRHAIPVPKFVQIDDFEGAKRAGDLFGYPLMIKSKRLAYDGRGNAVAKNEGELSSAVEALEGYARGLYAEKWIPFVKELSVIVARGRDSTMVCYPVVETIHRENICHIVKSPANVSWKILRFATDVAYKAVSSLDGAGVFAVELFLTADCQVLLNEVAPRPHNSGHHTIESCFTSQYENHLRAVVGLPLGNPSMKTPAAIMYNILGEEEGELGFLLANQLIGSALRIPGASVHWYDKPVLQR from the exons ATGAAAAGGCTGAGTTTCACTCAAATCCCTTCCTTAGCTTTATTCAATTCCGACAAGAACACAGTTCACTCGTGTAATTCTATTGTGATGAACCAAAACCCGAATAGTTCTTGTTCTCAAAATATTATGCTTTACTATAAGATTCCTCGAAATCGTTGCAGAGCTTCTTTGGATGATGCCCGAAATGTTACACATAG GGGTACCAACACACAAGTTCATGGTTTGTGTGAAACAGTTGTCGGTGTTCTTGGTGGTGGGCAACTTGGTCGTATGTTGTGTGAAGCAGCTTCTCCCATGGGAATAAAGGTCGTTGTTCTGGACCCCACGGAGAATTGTCCTGCAAGTAACCTATGCCAGTATCATATGGTTGGAAGCTATGATGACAGTGCTACAGTAATAGAATTTTCTAAAAG ATGTGGAGTACTAACTGTGGAAATAGAGCATGTTGATGCTGCTACTCTTGAGAAACTTGAACAACAGGGGGTGGATTGCCAACCTAAAGCTTCAACTATCCGAATTATCCAG AATAAATATCTTCAGAAGGTGCATTTTTCTCGACATGCCATACCAGTCCCTAAATTCGTCCAG ATAGATGATTTTGAAGGTGCGAAAAGAGCTGGAGATCTGTTTGGTTATCCTTTGATGATAAAGAGCAAAAGGCTGGCTTATGATGGGAGAGGTAATGCTGTTGCTAAAAATGAAGGTGAACTATCATCGGCTGTGGAAG CCCTCGAAGGATATGCTCGTGGTTTATATGCTGAGAAATGGATACCATTTGTGAAG GAGCTTTCTGTCATAGTGGCTAGAGGAAGAGATAGTACTATGGTGTGCTATCCAGTTGTAGAAACTATCCACAG GGAGAACATTTGTCACATTGTTAAGTCCCCTGCCAATGTATCGTGGAAGATTCTAAGGTTTGCAACTGATGTTGCTTACAAGGCCGTGAGTTCTTTAGATGGTGCTGGCGTATTTGCGGTTGAGTTGTTTTTGACAGCTGATTGCCAG GTCTTACTCAATGAAGTGGCACCCAGACCTCATAATAGTGGGCATCACACAATTGAGTCGTGTTTTACTTCACAATATGAGAACCATCTGAGGGCCGTTGTTGGTCTTCCACTAGGCAATCCGTCAATGAAGACTCCAGCAGCTATCATGTACAATATACTGGGGGAAGAGGAG GGAGAACTAGGTTTCCTACTTGCCAATCAACTAATTGGAAGTGCATTGAGAATCCCTGGAGCATCAGTTCATTGGTATGACAAACCAG TGTTGCAGAGATGA
- the LOC140964174 gene encoding phosphoribosylaminoimidazole carboxylase, chloroplastic isoform X1 has protein sequence MKRLSFTQIPSLALFNSDKNTVHSCNSIVMNQNPNSSCSQNIMLYYKIPRNRCRASLDDARNVTHRGTNTQVHGLCETVVGVLGGGQLGRMLCEAASPMGIKVVVLDPTENCPASNLCQYHMVGSYDDSATVIEFSKRCGVLTVEIEHVDAATLEKLEQQGVDCQPKASTIRIIQNKYLQKVHFSRHAIPVPKFVQIDDFEGAKRAGDLFGYPLMIKSKRLAYDGRGNAVAKNEGELSSAVEALEGYARGLYAEKWIPFVKELSVIVARGRDSTMVCYPVVETIHRENICHIVKSPANVSWKILRFATDVAYKAVSSLDGAGVFAVELFLTADCQVLLNEVAPRPHNSGHHTIESCFTSQYENHLRAVVGLPLGNPSMKTPAAIMYNILGEEEGELGFLLANQLIGSALRIPGASVHWYDKPEMKKQRKMGHITIVGPSMGIIEARLKCMLGEEISDDWHVG, from the exons ATGAAAAGGCTGAGTTTCACTCAAATCCCTTCCTTAGCTTTATTCAATTCCGACAAGAACACAGTTCACTCGTGTAATTCTATTGTGATGAACCAAAACCCGAATAGTTCTTGTTCTCAAAATATTATGCTTTACTATAAGATTCCTCGAAATCGTTGCAGAGCTTCTTTGGATGATGCCCGAAATGTTACACATAG GGGTACCAACACACAAGTTCATGGTTTGTGTGAAACAGTTGTCGGTGTTCTTGGTGGTGGGCAACTTGGTCGTATGTTGTGTGAAGCAGCTTCTCCCATGGGAATAAAGGTCGTTGTTCTGGACCCCACGGAGAATTGTCCTGCAAGTAACCTATGCCAGTATCATATGGTTGGAAGCTATGATGACAGTGCTACAGTAATAGAATTTTCTAAAAG ATGTGGAGTACTAACTGTGGAAATAGAGCATGTTGATGCTGCTACTCTTGAGAAACTTGAACAACAGGGGGTGGATTGCCAACCTAAAGCTTCAACTATCCGAATTATCCAG AATAAATATCTTCAGAAGGTGCATTTTTCTCGACATGCCATACCAGTCCCTAAATTCGTCCAG ATAGATGATTTTGAAGGTGCGAAAAGAGCTGGAGATCTGTTTGGTTATCCTTTGATGATAAAGAGCAAAAGGCTGGCTTATGATGGGAGAGGTAATGCTGTTGCTAAAAATGAAGGTGAACTATCATCGGCTGTGGAAG CCCTCGAAGGATATGCTCGTGGTTTATATGCTGAGAAATGGATACCATTTGTGAAG GAGCTTTCTGTCATAGTGGCTAGAGGAAGAGATAGTACTATGGTGTGCTATCCAGTTGTAGAAACTATCCACAG GGAGAACATTTGTCACATTGTTAAGTCCCCTGCCAATGTATCGTGGAAGATTCTAAGGTTTGCAACTGATGTTGCTTACAAGGCCGTGAGTTCTTTAGATGGTGCTGGCGTATTTGCGGTTGAGTTGTTTTTGACAGCTGATTGCCAG GTCTTACTCAATGAAGTGGCACCCAGACCTCATAATAGTGGGCATCACACAATTGAGTCGTGTTTTACTTCACAATATGAGAACCATCTGAGGGCCGTTGTTGGTCTTCCACTAGGCAATCCGTCAATGAAGACTCCAGCAGCTATCATGTACAATATACTGGGGGAAGAGGAG GGAGAACTAGGTTTCCTACTTGCCAATCAACTAATTGGAAGTGCATTGAGAATCCCTGGAGCATCAGTTCATTGGTATGACAAACCAG AGATGAAGAAGCAAAGAAAGATGGGTCACATCACAATCGTTGGCCCCTCTATGGGCATTATTGAAGCCCGGTTAAAATGCATGTTAGGAGAAGAGATATCAGATGACTGGCATGTTGGTTAG
- the LOC140963817 gene encoding uncharacterized protein has protein sequence MVRKRISGAVLAVADEPKTAMSINPYIFHCCKRCERKRNTRYLPREIVFQFLLHLPAQLLHDVVRHVCREWSLVICSPNFIQHHLRNSTGGVIIQEWLSPRNGIYVEMRRGCLEICKFDCGVDGLVRSSCNGLVVISDESEVTELPNLYVTNPLTKQWAILPPFSALTGHHSDCGLAFVESSMEYKLVRVCGDKYIVPKTQIAVFTIGVDEVWRHIDTDHLLLPTELKFIWFLYVTGGYVHWTSSKFVLTLNVETEIVRRFPVPQLPKMFGSFLPMGGNLSFIDESSKFLRDVWEMNSVTGEWTMSFSFDSEPLSDRFEGMFSDFTKSINPCFWLVARELLVFSLGYGQRHWIVYNVKTREIQSFELEGKCYHFEAHVNSLVWLE, from the exons ATGGTTCGGAAGAGGATATCAGGAGCTGTGCTTGCCGTTGCGGACGAACCAAAGACTGCG ATGTCCATCAACCCTTACATTTTCCACTGTTGCAAGAGGTGTGAGAGGAAGAGAAATACCAGATATCTTCCTCGAGAGATAGTTTTCCAATTTCTTTTACATCTTCCAGCTCAACTTTTACATGATGTCGTGAGGCATGTTTGCAGAGAATGGAGCCTTGTCATCTGTTCCCCAAATTTCATCCAGCACCATCTTAGAAATTCAACTGGTGGAGTTATAATCCAGGAGTGGCTTTCGCCGCGCAATGGGATTTATGTGGAGATGCGACGAGGTTGTCTCGAGATATGTAAGTTTGACTGCGGGGTCGATGGTCTGGTAAGGTCTAGCTGCAATGGTTTAGTGGTGATCTCTGATGAGAGTGAAGTCACTGAACTTCCTAATCTTTATGTTACTAATCCATTGACAAAGCAGTGGGCCATTCTTCCTCCTTTCTCCGCTCTAACAGGACATCATTCGGATTGTGGTTTAGCATTTGTTGAGTCTTCCATGGAGTATAAATTGGTACGTGTGTGTGGTGATAAATATATTGTTCCGAAGACACAAATTGCAGTGTTTACCATTGGAGTTGATGAAGTTTGGAGGCATATTGACACAGACCACTTGTTGCTCCCAACTGAGCTTAAGTTCATTTGGTTTCTGTATGTTACTGGAGGATATGTACACTGGACGAGCAGCAAATTTGTTTTGACATTGAATGTCGAGACTGAAATCGTTCGCCGGTTTCCTGTGCCTCAATTACCAAAAATGTTCGGGAGTTTTCTACCAATGGGCGGTAATCTATCATTTATTGATGAATCCAGTAAGTTTTTGAGGGATGTTTGGGAGATGAATTCCGTAACTGGAGAGTGGACCATGTCGTTTAGCTTTGACTCAGAACCTCTAAGTGACAGATTTGAGGGCATGTTTTCTGATTTTACGAAATCAATAAATCCCTGTTTTTGGTTAGTAGCGAGGGAATTGTTGGTCTTCAGTCTTGGATATGGTCAGAGACATTGGATAGTTTATAATGTTAAGACTAGAGAAATTCAGTCATTTGAGTTGGAGGGGAAATGTTACCATTTTGAAGCTCATGTAAACAGCCTCGTTTGGTTGGAATGA
- the LOC140964176 gene encoding DNA-directed RNA polymerases II and V subunit 8A-like, with translation MVKTLFEDIFQVEALDPDDKIFDKASRIAARSEQFDMLLHLDVNTEIYPMYVGDKFMMVLASTLNLDGTPDSGFYTPGNRKSLADKFDYVMQGKLYKISEETKEKHVKADIYVSFGGLLMMLKGDPSIAARFELDQRLFILLRKV, from the exons ATGGTGAAAACTTTATTCGAAGATATATTTCAAGTGGAAGCACTGGACCCAGATGACAAAATATTCGATAAAG CTTCACGCATTGCTGCTAGAAGTGAACAATTTGACATGCTCTTGCACCTTGATGTCAACACGGAGATATATCCCATGTATGTTGGAGACAAATTCATGATGGTCTTGGCATCTACTCTGAATCTGGATGGAACACCAGACAGTGGTTTTTACACTCCG GGTAACAGAAAATCGCTTGCAGATAAGTTTGATTATGTCATGCAAGGGAAGTTGTACAAAATCTCAGAAGAGACCAAAGAGAAGCATGTTAAAGC GGATATATATGTCTCCTTTGGTGGGCTTCTGATGATGCTCAAGGGAGATCCTTCGATTGCTGCTAGATTCGAACTGGACCAGAGGTTGTTTATTCTGCTACGAAAGGTTTGA
- the LOC140964648 gene encoding uncharacterized protein has protein sequence MDYVLREIHEGCCGEYLGGIALARKAMLAGFWWPTVSQDAARVVRAYRVLGPNYGEESFEILWKNIVCRFGVLRRLISDNGRQFQGKEIIAWCHEMRITQSFTSVAYPQANGQTEVVNRIIVQALKTRLEDKGND, from the exons ATGGATTATGTCCTCCGGGAGATTCATGAAGGGTGTTGTGGAGAGTATCTCGGAGGAATAGCATTGGCCCGGAAAGCAATGCTTGCCGGATTTTGGTGGCCCACTGTTAGCCAAGACGCTGCTCGAGTGGTTCGGGCAT ACCGAGTCCTTGGCCCGAATTACGGAGAAGAAAGTTTTGAAATTCTGTGGAAGAATATTGTATGCCGATTTGGAGTTCTCAGGAGACTAATTTCAGATAATGGGAGGCAATTCCAGGGAAAAGAGATCATAGCCTGGTGCCATGAAATGAGAATCACTCAGTCTTTCACTTCTGTTGCCTATCCTCAAGCAAATGGTCAAACAGAGGTTGTGAACAGAATTATTGTTCAAGCTTTGAAAACTAGGTTAGAGGACAAAGGAAATGACTAG
- the LOC140964174 gene encoding phosphoribosylaminoimidazole carboxylase, chloroplastic isoform X3 gives MKRASLDDARNVTHRGTNTQVHGLCETVVGVLGGGQLGRMLCEAASPMGIKVVVLDPTENCPASNLCQYHMVGSYDDSATVIEFSKRCGVLTVEIEHVDAATLEKLEQQGVDCQPKASTIRIIQNKYLQKVHFSRHAIPVPKFVQIDDFEGAKRAGDLFGYPLMIKSKRLAYDGRGNAVAKNEGELSSAVEALEGYARGLYAEKWIPFVKELSVIVARGRDSTMVCYPVVETIHRENICHIVKSPANVSWKILRFATDVAYKAVSSLDGAGVFAVELFLTADCQVLLNEVAPRPHNSGHHTIESCFTSQYENHLRAVVGLPLGNPSMKTPAAIMYNILGEEEGELGFLLANQLIGSALRIPGASVHWYDKPEMKKQRKMGHITIVGPSMGIIEARLKCMLGEEISDDWHVG, from the exons ATGAAAAG AGCTTCTTTGGATGATGCCCGAAATGTTACACATAG GGGTACCAACACACAAGTTCATGGTTTGTGTGAAACAGTTGTCGGTGTTCTTGGTGGTGGGCAACTTGGTCGTATGTTGTGTGAAGCAGCTTCTCCCATGGGAATAAAGGTCGTTGTTCTGGACCCCACGGAGAATTGTCCTGCAAGTAACCTATGCCAGTATCATATGGTTGGAAGCTATGATGACAGTGCTACAGTAATAGAATTTTCTAAAAG ATGTGGAGTACTAACTGTGGAAATAGAGCATGTTGATGCTGCTACTCTTGAGAAACTTGAACAACAGGGGGTGGATTGCCAACCTAAAGCTTCAACTATCCGAATTATCCAG AATAAATATCTTCAGAAGGTGCATTTTTCTCGACATGCCATACCAGTCCCTAAATTCGTCCAG ATAGATGATTTTGAAGGTGCGAAAAGAGCTGGAGATCTGTTTGGTTATCCTTTGATGATAAAGAGCAAAAGGCTGGCTTATGATGGGAGAGGTAATGCTGTTGCTAAAAATGAAGGTGAACTATCATCGGCTGTGGAAG CCCTCGAAGGATATGCTCGTGGTTTATATGCTGAGAAATGGATACCATTTGTGAAG GAGCTTTCTGTCATAGTGGCTAGAGGAAGAGATAGTACTATGGTGTGCTATCCAGTTGTAGAAACTATCCACAG GGAGAACATTTGTCACATTGTTAAGTCCCCTGCCAATGTATCGTGGAAGATTCTAAGGTTTGCAACTGATGTTGCTTACAAGGCCGTGAGTTCTTTAGATGGTGCTGGCGTATTTGCGGTTGAGTTGTTTTTGACAGCTGATTGCCAG GTCTTACTCAATGAAGTGGCACCCAGACCTCATAATAGTGGGCATCACACAATTGAGTCGTGTTTTACTTCACAATATGAGAACCATCTGAGGGCCGTTGTTGGTCTTCCACTAGGCAATCCGTCAATGAAGACTCCAGCAGCTATCATGTACAATATACTGGGGGAAGAGGAG GGAGAACTAGGTTTCCTACTTGCCAATCAACTAATTGGAAGTGCATTGAGAATCCCTGGAGCATCAGTTCATTGGTATGACAAACCAG AGATGAAGAAGCAAAGAAAGATGGGTCACATCACAATCGTTGGCCCCTCTATGGGCATTATTGAAGCCCGGTTAAAATGCATGTTAGGAGAAGAGATATCAGATGACTGGCATGTTGGTTAG